One window of Mauremys mutica isolate MM-2020 ecotype Southern chromosome 6, ASM2049712v1, whole genome shotgun sequence genomic DNA carries:
- the LOC123372997 gene encoding uncharacterized protein LOC123372997 — MSLTIRYVADGVSPSIPAGVYEHFIKFIVVESSTGEYLYNILLSELKDLGLDVANIRGQGYDNGANMKGNISGVQARLLKTNPRAFFTPCACHNYNLILGDMAKTCPDAMSFFGALQCIYALFSASTKRWTIFRKHVTGLSVKPLCETRWECRMQSVKALRYQAGEFYDALVEVEETTDDSQAKHEAKSLAFQIRDYKFLVSLVFWHDLLFQVNFVSKELQSDTMDISAGISSFEKLCNWLKMYREKGFQEVLTGANELAKDLDVTPVFQTKRLHKRKKQFEYESADEPFSDPKEAYRVQCFNQVLDKALQSLEPRFEQLQKHESLFGFLCKFKNLPKDTIRKAAADLELALTDVKLVQENEQVSTVKSVDINGYMLCEELEALKPIISSDCTNPLKILQFLTYNNRSTGFPNLFIAIRIFLTIPVTVASGERSFSKLNLIKTYLRSTMQEDRLNNLAIMSIECEVMKSLELGNLLKDFVRQKARKIKF; from the coding sequence ATGTCATTGACAATTAGATATGTGGCTGATGGTGTATCACCAAGTATTCCAGCAGGAGTATATGAACATTTCATTAAGTTCATAGTAGTAGAAAGCAGCACAGGTGAATATTTGTACAATATCCTTTTAAGTGAACTCAAAGACCTGGGATTGGACGTTGCAAATATCCGTGGGCAAGGCTATGACAACGGTGCAAATATGAAGGGAAACATATCAGGTGTACAAGCACGACTTTTGAAAACAAACCCAAGAGCTTTTTTTACACCATGTGCATGTCACAACTATAATCTCATTTTGGGAGACATGGCCAAAACATGTCCAGATGCGATGAGTTTCTTTGGAGCCTTGCAGTGTATTTATGCCCTTTTTTCTGCATCTACTAAAAGATGGACTATTTTTAGAAAACATGTTACTGGCCTTTCGGTAAAGCCTCTTTGCGAAACACGATGGGAATGTAGAATGCAAAGTGTCAAAGCTCTGCGGTACCAAGCAGGGGAGTTTTATGATGCACTTGTAGAGGTAGAAGAAACAACTGATGATTCTCAAGCAAAACATGAAGCTAAATCGCTGGCTTTTCAAATAAGGGATTATAAGTTTTTGGTTTCGCTAGTTTTCTGGCATGATTTACTTTTTCAAGTGAATTTTGTGAGCAAAGAGCTGCAGAGTGATACAATGGATATTTCTGCAGGAATTTCTTCATTTGAAAAGctttgtaactggttaaaaatgtaCAGAGAGAAGGGTTTTCAAGAAGTGTTAACTGGTGCCAATGAACTTGCCAAAGATCTAGATGTGACTCCAGTATTCCAGACTAAACGTTTGCACAAACGAAAAAAACAGTTTGAGTACGAGTCTGCAGACGAGCCTTTTTCTGATCCAAAAGAAGCTTACAGAGTGCAGTGCTTCAATCAAGTGTTAGACAAAGCTTTAcagtcacttgaaccaaggtttgaacagttacaaaagcatgagagtttatttggatttttatgcaAATTCAAAAATCTTCCCAAGGACACCATACGAAAAGCTGCTGCAGATCTGGAACTTGCATTGACAGATGTGAAACTAGTGCAGGAAAACGAACAAGTTTCAACTGTAAAATCAGTTGACATAAATGGCTACATGCTTTGTGAAGAACTGGAAGCATTAAAGCCAATTATTTCATCTGATTGTACAAACCCCCTAAAAATCCTTCAATTTCTTACATATAATAACCGATCAACAGGATTCCCAAATTTATTTATAGCAATTCGAATCTTCCTGACTATTCCAGTAACTGTAGCCTCAGGAGAGAGGAGTTTCTCGAAGCTAAATCTAATTAAAACATATCTGCGATCAACAATGCAGGAAGACCGATTAAACAATTTGGCAATCATGTCAATTGAATGCGAAGTAATGAAGAGCTTAGAGTTAGGCAATTTACTGAAAGATTTTGTCAGACAAAAAGCGAGgaagataaagttttaa